GGTTTGTTTTGGGCGGTGTTCGGACAACAGCCGAAATCGAAAGAAAATTGGATTAGGCTCCCATTCACCGCCCCTCTAGGCGCTTTGCTTGGTCCTTCAAGATTTTCTCAAAGTACTCATGGAATGGTTCCATAAAAACTCCAGAAGCAACTAGGGGTATTGCATTCAACATTCTGATCCATAATCAGAGGTAGCACCCTAGGCTTGCATGCTGATCAAGTGCAATCTGGCGATGCACACGCCTCGACAAGGTTCCTCTTAGAAGAGTACTTTAGGGATCCCTAATTTACTTGTTTTCCCAAGAACTAGTTTCTCATTGCCACGTAAGTGTGATTGGCATCCTTCGCTAATTTGTTTGAAAACCTAGCTATCGTTCACCACAAAAGCGTAAGATTTACCACTCTTGGGAAAAACTAGAGAATACCGGACTATCTAGTTTTTGAAACCGGATCACCTGGCTTGCTTTCATAATAACTTTATTAGTGATACAACAGATTAACATGAGTTGCGATGGTTTATCATGATTGAATTCATCTTCAAACAGAAGTGCACTATTGCACTAAGCATCAACAACAAGAAGTAGACTTGATGTGTCTTTTGCGTTTCATTTACAACAAAAAAATGTTATTGCAATCATAATTAGCCGGTATTCATTTAGATGTGAACATGCTGATAAAATGCAAATTATAAATATGTTCTTTACTTTCAATACAATAGCAATGATATCTTATTATAACAAGTTCTGGCAGGGATTATCCTATATATTTTTAATTATCCCCAGTCTGTTAGCATCACAAGTAGCACAATACTTGTTTTGCTCATCTTGATACACTACGGAGTTTATCCTTCAAACTCAAGCCTTTGCAATCTCAACCAACTGCTTCCCTACATTTCTCCCGGAGAACAACCCGATTAGAGCTGCCGGCGCGCTCTCGATCCCCTCGACGACGTCCTCTACGATGGTCACCTTCCCCTCCTTGATGTACCCAGCCATCTCCTCCTCGAAACTCGCGTACACGTGGAACCAGAAACCGACGTTGAACCCCTCCACCCTGATGGCCTTAGGGACGATACAGAACAGGTTGCGCAGGCCGTCGGGCTCCTCCAGGTTGTACTGCGAGATCATCCCGCAGACGGCGACCCTGCCGCCATGGCGCATCTGCAGCAGCGCGGCGTCGAGCGTCGCGCCGCCGACGTTGTCGAAGTAGATGTCGATGCCGTCGGGGAGGCACCGCTTCAGCGCCGCGCCGAGGTCGGTCTCGGACTTATAGTTGAACGCGTCGTCGAAGCCGAACTTGGTCTTGAGGAGACTGACCTTCTCGTCGGAGCCGGCGCTGCCGACCACGTAGCAGCCTGCGATCTTGGCGAGCTGCCCGACGACCTGGCCGACGGCGCCTGATGCCGCCGAGACGAACACGAAGTCGCCCTTCTTCGGCTTCCCGACCTCGAAAAAGCCGACGTATGCAGTGAGCCCTGTCATGCCTGGAGGCGGTGGTTAACTTTGGATCAGCCGGCAAACCGGAGAAACATTGCAAGCTAGTACTCCTAGACAAAGGGTGCATGATGAGATCGCTGACCAAGAACGCCCGTGTAGTAGGAGAGCGGCAGATCAGTGTGGTTGATCTTGAACAGGGACTCCGGCTGGGTAAGGAGGGTGTACTCCTCCCATCCACTCATCCCccagacgaggtcgccggcgTTGAACTCCGGGTGCGTTGAGTCCACCACTTTGCCCACGGTGAAATTCAACAAGGCCTGACGCAAATTTCTTCACCTCAAGTCTGATGCAAATTTTTGTTTGAAGGATTGCATCTCAGATACAGATCAACAGTGGATCAGATTATGAATATTCATACCTCTCCAATTACAAAATCCGGAGGCATGCCCCCATCCTCATGCTTGCTCATGCGGCCGCGCATCCATGGGTCGCAGGACAGGTAGAGATTCTTGATCAGCACGGCGGTCAGTCCCGCCGGCACACGCAGGCCGACAGTGTCCACCGTGATCTCCATGTCGTCTTCGGTGGGGAACCCGGTGGCGTGCCTCCTCAGCACCACCTTCTTGTTCTGCACCGCAGCCGCCATCACCTCCCCGCTGCCGGCCATTTCCTCTCTACCAAAGAGATGGTTGTCCTGGGACGCTTTAGCTTGCTTATCGTCTGGTATCCTATTGCCGATTCAG
This sequence is a window from Miscanthus floridulus cultivar M001 chromosome 10, ASM1932011v1, whole genome shotgun sequence. Protein-coding genes within it:
- the LOC136490272 gene encoding 2-alkenal reductase (NADP(+)-dependent)-like; amino-acid sequence: MAGSGEVMAAAVQNKKVVLRRHATGFPTEDDMEITVDTVGLRVPAGLTAVLIKNLYLSCDPWMRGRMSKHEDGGMPPDFVIGEALLNFTVGKVVDSTHPEFNAGDLVWGMSGWEEYTLLTQPESLFKINHTDLPLSYYTGVLGMTGLTAYVGFFEVGKPKKGDFVFVSAASGAVGQVVGQLAKIAGCYVVGSAGSDEKVSLLKTKFGFDDAFNYKSETDLGAALKRCLPDGIDIYFDNVGGATLDAALLQMRHGGRVAVCGMISQYNLEEPDGLRNLFCIVPKAIRVEGFNVGFWFHVYASFEEEMAGYIKEGKVTIVEDVVEGIESAPAALIGLFSGRNVGKQLVEIAKA